Genomic window (Drosophila sulfurigaster albostrigata strain 15112-1811.04 chromosome 2R, ASM2355843v2, whole genome shotgun sequence):
TGCCACGACGATGGCACTCCATCTGTAGCGCTGCCTCGAGAGCTTTCTTCTCCACTGGAGCGCGGCAGACACACAGCATCAACGATTGATGGCAAGTGCATTTGGAGAAGCCCAAATCTTTGAGCTTGCGTTTTATCTGCTGCAAAGTCACGGCCAGATCGCTTTTCACTATCTTGAACACAATCGGTTTCATCTTCACGTTGTCCGTGTTGATGGCACGCAGTGTGACAAAGATTTCGCCATTCTTCTTGCACATATTGAGCGTGGGCATCTGACGTTCTTGCTCCTCGGCTTGCTGCATCATCTTCTTGCAGATGGCCAAGGGCGCTTGATCTGGCGTGTATtccaaaaagtatttcattacCTTTTTAATCGGTTTGAGCACGGCACCGGGACGCCAGCCATGTTTCCTTGCCTCCCTGGTGGAAGACCAGTCCCAACCATGCCGCTGAGAGACGCCACGACTTTTCTTGGCACAGGACTTGTGCAAGGAGCTAATAAGTCTGTTGGGCTCTTTGGCCACCTTTTTCACCTTCTTAgcctttggtttttttgtaaTCGAACTTTTTCTGGCCTTCGCCGAAAAGGGTAGCGGAGGCTTAGTTGATTTTCGCCTGGTTTGCTCGGTGTTCTTCTCGAAATCCTCGGGTCGCACAGCATCCTTGATGTCGTACATGTCGCGCAACTCGGAAAAGACTCGTGATAGGAATGGTCGCGAGGACTTTTCCTCTAGCTTCTCTTCCATCGCGCAGTAATCTACTTGCTCCTCTTCTGATTCCACTTTGGGTGACGTAGCTGGCTGCTGCAGATTTATAAAGTCTGCGCATTGCTCTCGAATGCGACAATACGCACAGATCTTGCCATATTTGCAGGTGCAACGACAAACGTGCTCGggtttctttttctcttccGGTTTGTCGCAAGGCAACTTACAGTAATCGTCaactgtttgcttttgcttgcccAGATACTCGAGAATTATGTTATCCGCTTTCAGCGGCTTCTCTTCGCCTGCCACAGGCGAGGGCTTTAAGCCACAATTGGGGCAAGCAGCGAACAAGGGCAGCCAGGACATGTTGGCCAGGCAGCCGGGACAGAAGCGAGAGGGCTTTATGTCCTTGTTTTTGCTGTCGCCAACAGAAACCTCCAATTTGGGAGCAGAGAAATTGAGTGCAGCTGGAGCGGAAACTTGCTCTTCGGCTTGGGAGCAAGGTCCATCGCAAGGACCTCGCAGGCTGTCTGCGGTACGGCAAGGCGGCGTCGGTCGCTTTGTGCCCTTGAGTATGGTGTCTATGGTGCTGACACAATCCGTGGTCATTTTCTGAGAGAAAAGCAAATAGTAGGAAGTAAGAGGTCTTAGAGAACTGCACTCACTTTAAGCTCACAGCTGATGGCATCGAGACCAGGATTATATAGAAGGGTTTCAGCTGTACTTGGCGGAGGCTTGACAGTCTGATAGCGCAGCAGATCCAAGTTGATGCGCTCATCACCTTCTTCCTGCTCCCAGGCATCTAAGCAGGGATCACAGGGATGCGGACATTTCTGAGATTCGCTGACGAGAAACAGAATATCATGGGGACTGATGCAACTGCCCATGAACTGGCGACATTCACTTGGTCCTCTGTAAATTAAAAGTGTATTTTATAggtaaacaattgaaaattagtTAACTTACTTGTTGTTCTCCTCGCATTTGATTAGCAAACGTAGCAGAAACTCTATGCTGCCCACCACTTCACCGTTTTTCTGAAAATTACATGTATCTGAGTGCATTAAATCTGTCATATCCTCGGCAATATTCTCGGTGAAGCTCTCGGGAAAGAGCAGCTGACCAGAGCCGATTAAAATGCCATTATACTTAACTGACACTGGCATGCCACATTCTTCGATAGTTTGACGAAGTTTATATGGATTTATTTGGAATTCTGTGCCAGTTCCGTTTACGAAATCGTTGACATTGATTCGATTTCCGGTTATTTCTATTGGCTTTCGATTAAACTGTACACCAATGCTTAACTTGTTCTTATCATCCGTTTTCAATTGCGGAGTATAGAAATTTGTAACGATAATGTCAAAGACGAAATTACATTTGATAACTAACGATGGCCGCAAAATactctttttttatactttttttaacTGAAGTCTTTCTTCGATCCATGTCTAGGGTTGAGATTACTTTTCTTCTGCAGATTTGATATCTGCGAATTTAGCACacggaaatttaaaattgataaatacaattttgaacaAATATTACAAGTCAACTTCTGTTTTATTGAacattaaaattctaaaaactAGAATGAAACTGgttgaattgaaatattgcTTAAGTAGTTTCAAAAGAAAAGCTGTTGTGATGATCAAGAAATTTCCTTATAAGtggaattcaattaaagacaatttgatattgttaagaattttattatttggttCAACGAAGTCAAAAATTACGAAAACAAACGAATTTTGCAGCTTTACTTTAATCATGATAATAAATCTAGGAAACAGTATTGTCTTAATTTTGAGAGCTAAAATTTCTGATTATTCAAAGAGACAGACATTCTGGTTTTATATCATTTGtgtcatttattcatttgtgaAATCAAACTTCcataattatacatatgtgcGTTTCAACATTTCAAGCTCCTGCCAAGGAGCTCGAGAGCTCACAATTTGTCCAGCATTAAAGTTCTTTACCGATTCCATGCAGTCAGTCTTTCAGCAACAATAGTAGCAAGGATCGCAGCAATAGTTACATTGGTACGAATACGGATTTGGATAGCATGAACATAAGTCACATTGTGGATATCCCTGCCCAGTCGTGGCAAAGTATCGAGTGGAGGAATTGGAGCTTGAAGAAGAGCGCGACGAGCGCGTTGGGCATCTGTGAGTCCATCTTTGCCCACAACGAGTTCAGATGCAGtcttcttgttcttgtctTCTTTGGGTTCATTGGGATTCCAGGGTTTCGACACTGTACCCTTCTTTTCCAGATATTCAATGATATTGATGCCCTTTTTCTTATCGGCAATCGCTGCTTCAGCTgccttcttttctttttctacaGCCTCAGCTTCGGCTTTGTAATACCGCGCTGGCATACGCACAGGTATGGGAGCACTTTTGCCAGTTGGTTGCTTTTTAGCACCCGGAATTGATTTGCCGCCAGCGCCACCGCCAAAGCCACCGCCAACGGCACCTCCTGGACCTCTTCGGGTACCACCTCCAGCGCCATCACGTCCGCGTATTGCCTCCCCAGGCTTTGATCCCCAGATAGTCTGTGGCCTCGATTTGCCGCCTGGATCAGCTAAAGGACCGTGCGCACCGCCACCTTGATTGCCAAAGACACCATCCTCAAAGACTTCTTCGCCCAGTGCACCAAATGCTGTGCCTGTATAACGATCTCCGACAGCACAGTCGTAGGTGCGATAGTAAGGATTAAATTCAGTGGGATACTTGGACTTCACCTCAAGATCATCAGCAGCCTCTGTTTGCGTGCTGTTGTTTAAGGACTTTCGTTTTATTGGTTGCCGTGTCGACTGAGCAGGAGCTTCTGGCGGAGACACATCCAGGTTGTATTCCATTTCGCTTTCGCTTGTGTCAGTGAGAATGAGTTTCTCCACACAACTTTCCATGCCAAGCAGCTGACACTCGCTTTCCAGCTCAGCTGCGAGTTGCTGCTTTTCTTTGATTTCGCGGCAGACACACAACATTAACGGCTTGTGACAGCTGCACTTGGGGAAGCCTTTGGTTTGAGCTTACGTTTCAGTTCGCTAAGAATTAGAGCCTCATCGCTCTTGACTATTTTAAACATAATGGGATTTTCCGACGGATCAGAAGATTGGAACGTGATGCAAATGGTGCCGTTTTGTTTGCAGATGTTAAGCAATGGCTTATTCGATTGTTTTTGTTCCTCCTGTTCATCGATCTTCTTGCTAATATTAGTTGCATTCGGATCATCAGAGCACTGCGTGAAGAACTTCATAATGTTGAACACATAGCGACTGATAGCTCCAGGTTTCCAGCCGTGCTTACGAGCCTCATCGGTACATTTCCAGTCCCAGCCGTGACGTCGTGGAACATTGTTGCGTTTCTTAACGCGTTTCTTTTCGGCGTTATTTGTCTGTCCACCTGACTCTCTTTTGGACGTTAATGGAGAAAACTTTTTGCTAGATGACATTTGGGAGCCTTTAGAGCTCATTTGTGCAGCTTCTTCTGCTGCATCTTTTTTGTTATAGAGCTCTAATAGCTCAGCAAAAACGTTCTCGAGTTGCGTACAACACTTTTCCTCCTTTTTTTTCGACAACGACGCAAAAGTCTTCCTTGGAAGTTGGTTTCACCTCAGGACACTCTTCAGTGTCTGACATTTTCTTCTCGAAAATATCAGCGCTGATCAGACGCATGCGACAATGAAGACACATTTTGCCTGCTTTGCAAATGCAACCAGGAAAaaattctttttgattttctatATCCACATCGCAAGGTTCTTGGCAGGCATCCTTTACCGTTGGTGGCACTTTTACATACTCTTGGATTATCTGTTCGGCCGTgggtttatttttcttttcttctttcttttctgGCATCGGCTTGTTTCTGCACTTGGGACAGGGAGAGTATTTGGGCAGCCAAGACATTGCTGTCAGACACACAGGACAATAGCGTATGGGACTTATGCCGTTTTCTTGCCAGTCTTCAAGGGGAACAGGCATTGGGCGGTCAACTTCTTTGGGCTTGATATTAGAGGGCTTGCCACTCCAGTCTATGGAGAGGCACTGAGTCGGAGGGTTTAACTTGTTCATTTTCGTAACAAGCGAGTCAATAACATGTCCAAACTGTTTCGTCATATGCTTCAGCTCACAACTGGCATCCATGTCGCCATTCTCCTCTGGCGATGCATGTACTGGCTGTTTAATTGGTTCATAACGATCCAGATCTAATTGAAGTCGCTCATCGCCCTCTTCTGGCTGCATTGCATCCTTACAAGTGTCACAGGGATGAGGTTCAGGAAATTCTTGTGGCGCGGCCATAACAAACATAATATCAGTTTGATTAATGTCCATATTTCGACGACACTCACTTTCATCTCGACTGCAGAGAAGAATCAATTATACCTAAGTTGGATAATAACTTTCTTTACTTACTCTTCCTTTTCGCATTTGATGATTAGACGGCATTTAAATATCACTTTTCCCACTTCCTCATCGTTCTTTTCTATACTGCATGAACCTTCGTGCTCCAAGTCTCCCATACCTTCTTTTATCCCTTCCAAGAACTTATCGGGAAACATCATTTTACCTTCGCCGATTGCGTTACTTTTTGCCATAGCTTTAAACGTTATTCCATTATCTTCGATGCTTTTCCGCAATTTCTTTGCCGTAGCTAAGAATTCAATGCTAGCATTGGGATTATAATCCGTGACATTGATGCGACTTGTGGTTATTGCTATTTTCTGATTAACCATTGTTgcatcaaattttaaatgtttggcATCGTTAGCTTTTAATTTAGGCGAGTCAAAGCTCTTTACAATAACATCCAATACAAAATTAAGGTTTGCCATTCTTCGTCTTCTATTATCCTCTAAGGAAGATCCGGTATAACTAAATCTAAATGCGACTTTTCAGTTGTACTTAAAGTGGGggaaaaaagtgttttttgcACCGCGAAATGTTAAATGAATGCAATACAAAATTGTAACACAATTTTGTGAGTAAAGTACAACGAAACCTGTGAGTTGTGTAATGTATctgaaattgattttctaaAGCAAAAACTACTAAGATGAGTTCATAGCATTAGAAAAAAACTACTctgaataatatttaactaGTCCTTTTATAGTTTtgtgtaaatataaaactgtAATAAGGATACTGTCATCTATCTGTCCTACAATATTGACGCTTGTGACTTCGACACCTAAGATCCACAGACTGGTTTTCATAAGAATGATATGTAAGTTAACAAACTCTAGCTCATAAAATTCAAAACCATTCCCATTGCATTAAGATAAATCATCAATAATGTCACACTATACACAATTTATTGGTGtcataaaagaaacaaatatattatttcaaaacgTGCATTCTCTACTTGATTAGCAAAAATAGGTGCACGGATAGCAGCATTCACCATGGCAGGGATTGTAGCAACTTCCAGGACATTTGCCCAGTCGCGGCATTGAGTCGAGAGGTGGTATAGCATTCATGCACAGTTGACGACGTTTGCGTTCGCCATCGGTCAGACCATCTGGGCCTTTTTCTGGTTCCGGTTTTGGTGGCTCTTTGGGTTTTGGATTATTGGGATCCCAGGGCGTGGGAACGGTGCCCTTTTCCTCCAAATACTTGATGAGATTTGTTCCCTTTTTCTTCCGTGCAACTTCTGCCTTGACTTTATCCTTTTCGGCCTTTTTGTCTGCAGCCACTTTTTTGTTATGACGATCGGTCATGCGCACTGGAATGGGCGGACTCTTCACTTTGCTGCCTGGTTCCTTTTTGGCGCCCGGGAATGACTTGCCACCAAAACCAGCAAAGCCACCGCCTCCTGGACCGCCTCcaacaccaccaccagcacCACCACCTCCATGACCACCTCGGCCacctgctcctcctcctctgccGCCACCAGAGCCAACACGTCCGCCACCCACCATTGGTCCACCTGGACTTGCACCCCAAATTCCTGGCACCTTGGCCTTGCCTCCAGGTGCAGCTGATACACCATGTGGGCCGCCGCCTCGGAATCCGAATACGCCATCCTCAAACGGCGTCTCCCCAGGCGCTCCCAAAGCTGTGCCCGTGTATCGATCTCCGGCAGCACAATCATAGGTGCGCGTATACGGATTTGTTGGACGCGGATACTTCGGCACTACCTTGAGATCCTTCTTGCCCAATGTCTGTGTGCTGCGTGTTCGCAGCAGATCTTTTCCGCCACACTTTCTGGGCGAAGCTGAGGCCGCTGGCGGTGATACATCAAAGTCGAATTCCATTTCGCTGTCGCTGGTATCGGTGAACGTCAATTTATCGACGCAGTTCTCAACGCCCAGGCGCTTGGATTCCTTGGCCACAGCCTGTTCGAGCTGCTTCTTTTCGTCCTGGCGGCGACAGACACACATCATCAATGGCTGGTGGCAGCAGCACTTGGGATAACCCTTCTTCTTGAGCGTCTTCTTGATCTTACTCATAGCTACAGCCAGTGGACTTTTCACGATCTTGAATATAATAGGTTTCATTTGTATATTCTGATCGTTGATGGCGCGCAGTGTGACAAAGATTTCGCCATCTTTTTTGCACATATTCAACGTAGGCAGCTGTCGTTCTCTTTCACGCTCGTCTTCTTGCTCTTTCTCACACATTTTAAGCGGTGTTTTATCCTTAGTATGGTGCAAAAAGAAATCCATCAGCTTTTTCACCGATTTGCGCACGGATCCTGGTTTCCAACCATGTTTAATTGCCTCGGCTCCCAGGTGCCAAGCCCAGCCTTGTCGATGGGTTACGTGTCCTGGCGAGTTCACACAGAATTTGTGTCCGGTTTCGAAGGGTTTGCGCTTGCGCTCGACGGCTTTATGTGTTCTTGGCACTAGTTTCTTGTGTTCATGAACCGCTTGGACTGGagctgtttttgctttttcctgTCGCTTCTTCTTTTCCTCAGGCAATCGACTGGCAGGTTTTTCAGACTCATCTCGTGGCTTTGCATCTTTGATGTCATACAAATCTCGCAGCTCGGAGAAGACGCGTGACAAAAACGGCCGACACTCGGCCGAATCGTTCTCCAAAACACAAAAGTCCTCGGAGGATCTGGGTTTCACTTTCGGACACACTGGCTCATTTTTGCTGGCCTGAAAGATGTCGGCAACGAGCTTACGGATGCGACAATGGGCACAGACTTTTCCCAACTTGCAGGTGCATCGACACTCGGTTTCCTCCTCCGCTCCCTTCTCTTCTTCCTGTTTATTACACGGATCCACACAGTAATCCTCGCCGGCGCCCTTGGGCTTGCCCAGAAACTCGTTGAGGATTTGATCGACTGATAGCGCTTTCTCCTTGTGGCGATCTTCAACCACAGGCATGGGTTTCACACCACACTTGGGACAGGCGGCGAATTTGGGCAGCCACGACATGTTGGTCAAGCAAATGGGGCAGAAACGCGAAGGCTTGACCATTGGCTTTTCCAAGTCACTAATGGGAACGGGTATCAAGTTTGCATTGCAGAAGTCCGGACTGTCGCCAATGCGAGCAGGCAGATAGGAAAAACAGGGATAGTTGGGTGAAGTTAGAGGATTTTCCTCAATGGGAATATGGTCGGTAATCAAGCAGGGACTGCTGAGGTCATCAGGTTTGCGACAAGGTGCCTTCAACGGCTTGGGATGACCAGCTGCCTTAGTAATGGAATCCACAATGTCCTCGCATTCTTGCGCCATTTTCTACGCAAATGAATAAAGGTATTACATCAGAGATAAGTTGTATTGGCTTTAAACTCACCTTGATCTCACAACAGGCAGCATTGCCAGCTGGAGTGTGTGTGAACACCTTGTCGGACTTGAGGCCATGCGTGAGACTGCGATAGCGTTGCAAATCTAGTTTGAGATTTTCATCGCCTTCCTCTGCTTCTAGTGCATCCAGACAAGGATCACAGGGACTGGGACAACGCTGAGATTCAGCCATTACAAACATAATATCTTGCTGACCAATGCTCTTGTCCATATTGCGCTTGCAAATGCTCTCCTCCCTAAAATGCAGCCAGAATTTCAACAATACAACTTTATACCTTTATGTCTTTACTTACATTGGTTGCTCTTCACATTTGATGATTAGGCGGCAAAGTATCTCCATGGTGCCCAAAACTTCACCATCTTTCTCAATATTACAGGAATCCACGTGCATCAAATCGGACATGCCATCGTCGATGCGTTCAATGATCATCTGGGGAAAGCTTATTTGCCCCGTGCCCACAACTCGATCATTATACTTGACTGTGATGGGCATGCCGCATTCCTCGAGGGTTTTTCGCAGCTTCTTCGCTACAGCTGCGAACTCAAGGCCCGCTGTACTTCTGAATTCACTAACATTAATGCGACTGGAAGTTATGGAGATGGgtttattattgaattgagCAACCACCTCCAATCTTTTGGGATCTTTAATGGCAATGCCGGTTGCCTCGAAGTGCgacacaacaacatcaaagaCAAACTGATTATTCGCCATTTTGATATTGGCTTGAAATTGGCTTCGTCAAGTTTTAATCTCTTTAAAAGTTacataaaaattttgtttgcaaaacgaagaaatataattgattactttaaatttaaattctagtGCAATATTTCCAAATAACCTACACTAGCTTACACAAAAAAAGGTTTAAGAGTATTATAagtttagctaatttaaaatgaacatTAGCTAGTTAAAAGCAAAGGCTACTAAGATAATTTGGATGGCTTCAATGTATCTGAGAAATCTTTAAAAGTGAAATACAGAAAATGAATAACGTAAATATAAAAGCCATATGtttaagtataaaataaaatttaataatattgatatatttagtagtacacctataaatattttatatttaaaatttgtgcgCTTCACTCTTCAAGCTTAAGAGTTTAGTTCATgtcaattattaaaattttgcatattccAAACGTCAATCAATCTTTCAGCAATAGTTGTAACAGGGATAGTTACAACTGTAGGAGAATGGACTGTAACACGCTGCACATGGATCAAAACCCTTTCCCAGGCGTGGCAAATGATCAAATGGTGGGATGGAAACTTGGAGCAAAGCGCGCCGAGCACGTTGGGCATCTGTGAGTCCATCTTTGCCCAGAACTGGACcagttgtctttgttgttgtctttacTTCAGGTTCGGGTTCGTTGGGATTCCAGGGCTTTTTTAACAGCGCCCTTTTTCTCCAGATACTTGATGAGATTGATGCCCTTTTTCTTGGTTTCAATCGCAGCCTTAACCGCATCCTTTTCGCCTTTGATAGCTGCTGCCACCGCTTTGTTGTGACGATCTGTCATACGCACCGGAATAGGAGGACTTTTGCCTGCTGGCTGCTTTTTGGCACCCGGGAATGATTTGCCACCAAAGCCTCCGAAGCCACTGCCAGGACCGCCACCGTGGCCTCCCTTTCCACTGCCACCTCTActtccacctccacctccacctcctccaccACCGCCTGTGCCATCTCGTCCACCACCTCGCATTGGGCCGCCAGGCTTTGAGCCCCAGACAGTCTTTGGCTTGAGTCTGCCGCCTGGAGCAGCTGGCTGGCCGTGAGGACCGCCACCTCGGAAGCCAAAGACGCCATCCTCAAAGACATGCTCACCAGGAGAACCAAACGCTGTGCCCGTATAGCGATCTCCGGCAGCACAGTCGTAGGAACGCCAGTAAGGATCCAGTTTGACGGGATACTTTGGCGTCACCTGCTCATCACCAGCTGCCGTCTGGGTGCTAATGTTCAATGTCTTCGGTTTGATTGGCAAGAGGTTTGGCTTGGCAAGAGCTACGGGCGGAGAGACATCCAGGTTGTACTCCATCTCGCTGTCGCTGGTATCTGAGAGGGTTATTTTATCGACGCAGCTCTCCATGCCAAGACGTTTGCACTCCTTTCGCAGCTCACATTCGAGCTCCTTCTTTTCGATATTCTTGCGGCAGACGCACATCATCAGAGGTCGATGGCAGGTGCACTTGCGGTAGCCTTTGGCCTTGAGCTTGCGCTTGAGCATGCGCATTGCCCGGGCCAAATCGCTCTTGActattttaaagataatagGCTTCATATCAATGTTGGCGGAGTTCACTGCTCGCAATGTGATGAAGATGGCGCCATTTCGCTTGCAGATGTTTAGAATGGGCTTACGACGTTCCTTCTCCTGCTGTTGTTCCTCAGCACGCCGACAAGTATTGAACGCATTCTGATCCGGCGAGTATTGCAGAAAGAACTTCATAATGGCGCCGGCATAGCGGCAAATGGCTCCAGGTCTCCAGCCGTATTTGCGAGCCTGTTTGCTGGATGGCCATGACCAACCGTGACGTCGTGAGATTTTGCCGGGTTCCTTGAGGCAGCTTTTGTGTCCGATCTTTGGCTGCGGAGCGCGATGTAGAAATGTGGGACTACCAACTGCCTTTAAGGTAGTGCCTGACGATGAGGATTTGTGTGCGGCTGAAGTCATGTATTCGCTACGCTTGCGTCCAAAAAGAGATTGCGTGCAACGTGCATCTAACTTTTGTTGTGCAGCATCTCTTTTGTGGTACAGATCACGCAGCTCGGCGAACACACGCTCCAAATACGGACGACATTGTGTCTCATCCTCCTCGACAACAACGCAGAAGTCATCGTTGGAATTGGGCTCGAGCACGCGACAATCTTTATACTCGGCGTCCTTCTGCTTGAAGATGTCGGCACACAGTTTCCGAATCCGACAATGAACGCACATTTTGCCCGCTTTGCAGGTGCAGCGGCAACGATTTCTACAATAATCTGCGGCTCCATTTTTGTTTAGTTCCTTTCCCAGTTTTACAACAGAACGTTTTCTTACAtctgtttcattttcattcacaaCTTCCTGCTCATTATCGTCATCCATTCGACAGGGATCTAAGCAAGGATCTACTCGCTTAGGTGGCAATTTCAGATACTCTTGGACTATTTGATCGGCAGTCGGTGGCTCCTCGGGTTTCTCGTCGAACTGCGGCATCGGTTTGGTGCAGCACTTTGGACACGGCGCGTATTTGGGTAGCCAAGACATTGCCGTCAGGCAGACGGGACAAAAGCGTATAGGCTTTATGCTCTTATCCGGCCAGTCGCCAACGGGAATGGGAATTGTGCGATTCACATTCATGGGTCTGAAGCCCGCTGCCTTCCCGCTCCAGTCGGTGAAGAGACACTGATCGTTGGGCATCGGTGAGTTTAACGTGTTCATTTGTCTGATGAGCGAGTCGATGACATGTCCATATTGTTCCGTCATATTCTTGAGATCACAGCACGCATCCACGCCACAAATATCCTCTGGTGGTACATAGACTCGCTGATTGAGTTCCCTGTAACGCTCTAGATCCAGTCGAAGGCGCTCATCGCCCTCTTCTGGCTCCAGTTCGTCGTAGCAGGGTCCTTCCGGCTTGGCACAAGGCTGCGGTTCACCGAATAAGAACATGACATCCGCTGGATTAATGTTTTTGCCCAGGTTGCGACATTTGCTCTTCTCATCACTGTGTTAAGTCAATTATGAGATGCATCTAAGATGAGAATTCGGTATTTACTTACAACACATCCAACTGAGGCTCTTCACATTTGATGGTCAACACGCAGAGCAGCTCCACAATGCCAATTTCCTGTTCCCGTCGAATCAGAGAGCAAGTGTCCGCATGCATCAAGTCGCTCATGCCAATCTCTATGCGATCAATAAAGTGCTGTGGAAATGTAAAAACTGTCGTTCCCAATGTTGCACCTCTGTAGCGTGCCACAATAGGCATGCCCGTTGC
Coding sequences:
- the LOC133835940 gene encoding uncharacterized protein LOC133835940, producing MPVSVKYNGILIGSGQLLFPESFTENIAEDMTDLMHSDTCNFQKNGEVVGSIEFLLRLLIKCEENKGPSECRQFMGSCISPHDILFLVSESQKCPHPCDPCLDAWEQEEGDERINLDLLRYQTVKPPPSTAETLLYNPGLDAISCELKKMTTDCVSTIDTILKGTKRPTPPCRTADSLRGPCDGPCSQAEEQVSAPAALNFSAPKLEVSVGDSKNKDIKPSRFCPGCLANMSWLPLFAACPNCGLKPSPVAGEEKPLKADNIILEYLGKQKQTVDDYCKLPCDKPEEKKKPEHVCRCTCKYGKICAYCRIREQCADFINLQQPATSPKVESEEEQVDYCAMEEKLEEKSSRPFLSRVFSELRDMYDIKDAVRPEDFEKNTEQTRRKSTKPPLPFSAKARKSSITKKPKAKKVKKVAKEPNRLISSLHKSCAKKSRGVSQRHGWDWSSTREARKHGWRPGAVLKPIKKVMKYFLEYTPDQAPLAICKKMMQQAEEQERQMPTLNMCKKNGEIFVTLRAINTDNVKMKPIVFKIVKSDLAVTLQQIKRKLKDLGFSKCTCHQSLMLCVCRAPVEKKALEAALQMECHRRGMESCVEHLVLTDTSESDMEFDFDVTPPAAVAKQLAEVRPRMNHSTQTLGKQDLRVKPLYPIQNDSFYIRTYDCALGDRYTGTAYGKLGEQVFEDGLFGYKQGGPHGEPANPGGRLRSNVIWGSKPGGPMQGGGRFGPQRNVGGKTFPGAPKKKQGKSKPIPVRMPQKFYKAAAAAAEAKKAEAEKSKQKKPTDMMEYMMKKGAVSRPWNPAANAY
- the LOC133835941 gene encoding DNA topoisomerase 3-alpha-like isoform X2, whose product is MLCVCREIKEKQQLAAELESECQLLGMESCVEKLILTDTSESEMEYNLDVSPPEAPAQSTRQPIKRKSLNNSTQTEAADDLEVKSKYPTEFNPYYRTYDCAVGDRYTGTAFGALGEEVFEDGVFGNQGGGAHGPLADPGGKSRPQTIWGSKPGEAIRGRDGAGGGTRRGPGGAVGGGFGGGAGGKSIPGAKKQPTGKSAPIPVRMPARYYKAEAEAVEKEKKAAEAAIADKKKGINIIEYLEKKGTVSKPWNPNEPKEDKNKKTASELVVGKDGLTDAQRARRALLQAPIPPLDTLPRLGRDIHNVTYVHAIQIRIRTNVTIAAILATIVAERLTAWNR
- the LOC133835941 gene encoding uncharacterized protein LOC133835941 isoform X1 — protein: MANLNFVLDVIVKSFDSPKLKANDAKHLKFDATMVNQKIAITTSRINVTDYNPNASIEFLATAKKLRKSIEDNGITFKAMAKSNAIGEGKMMFPDKFLEGIKEGMGDLEHEGSCSIEKNDEEVGKVIFKCRLIIKCEKEDRDESECRRNMDINQTDIMFVMAAPQEFPEPHPCDTCKDAMQPEEGDERLQLDLDRYEPIKQPVHASPEENGDMDASCELKHMTKQFGHVIDSLVTKMNKLNPPTQCLSIDWSGKPSNIKPKEVDRPMPVPLEDWQENGISPIRYCPVCLTAMSWLPKYSPCPKCRNKPMPEKKEEKKNKPTAEQIIQEYVKVPPTVKDACQEPCDVDIENQKEFFPGCICKAGKMCLHCRMRLISADIFEKKMSDTEECPEVKPTSKEDFCVVVEKKGGKVLYATRERFC
- the LOC133835879 gene encoding uncharacterized protein LOC133835879, giving the protein MANNQFVFDVVVSHFEATGIAIKDPKRLEVVAQFNNKPISITSSRINVSEFRSTAGLEFAAVAKKLRKTLEECGMPITVKYNDRVVGTGQISFPQMIIERIDDGMSDLMHVDSCNIEKDGEVLGTMEILCRLIIKCEEQPMEESICKRNMDKSIGQQDIMFVMAESQRCPSPCDPCLDALEAEEGDENLKLDLQRYRSLTHGLKSDKVFTHTPAGNAACCEIKKMAQECEDIVDSITKAAGHPKPLKAPCRKPDDLSSPCLITDHIPIEENPLTSPNYPCFSYLPARIGDSPDFCNANLIPVPISDLEKPMVKPSRFCPICLTNMSWLPKFAACPKCGVKPMPVVEDRHKEKALSVDQILNEFLGKPKGAGEDYCVDPCNKQEEEKGAEEETECRCTCKLGKVCAHCRIRKLVADIFQASKNEPVCPKVKPRSSEDFCVLENDSAECRPFLSRVFSELRDLYDIKDAKPRDESEKPASRLPEEKKKRQEKAKTAPVQAVHEHKKLVPRTHKAVERKRKPFETGHKFCVNSPGHVTHRQGWAWHLGAEAIKHGWKPGSVRKSVKKLMDFFLHHTKDKTPLKMCEKEQEDERERERQLPTLNMCKKDGEIFVTLRAINDQNIQMKPIIFKIVKSPLAVAMSKIKKTLKKKGYPKCCCHQPLMMCVCRRQDEKKQLEQAVAKESKRLGVENCVDKLTFTDTSDSEMEFDFDVSPPAASASPRKCGGKDLLRTRSTQTLGKKDLKVVPKYPRPTNPYTRTYDCAAGDRYTGTALGAPGETPFEDGVFGFRGGGPHGVSAAPGGKAKVPGIWGASPGGPMVGGGRVGSGGGRGGGAGGRGGHGGGGAGGGVGGGPGGGGFAGFGGKSFPGAKKEPGSKVKSPPIPVRMTDRHNKKVAADKKAEKDKVKAEVARKKKGTNLIKYLEEKGTVPTPWDPNNPKPKEPPKPEPEKGPDGLTDGERKRRQLCMNAIPPLDSMPRLGKCPGSCYNPCHGECCYPCTYFC